A single genomic interval of Halorubrum aethiopicum harbors:
- a CDS encoding Lrp/AsnC family transcriptional regulator, with protein MELDDTDRAILRILQEDARTPFSEIARRIDMSSATVHDRVGRMEDAGVIEGYHASVDPKAVGYGVSALVGLRVEQGREEDALERLREIEGVREIHLTTGEWDVILRVVAEDTDRLRDLMFDRVANMDGFSRSQTMIILGTDYETEGPPI; from the coding sequence ATGGAACTGGACGACACGGACAGGGCGATCCTCCGGATACTCCAGGAGGACGCCAGGACCCCGTTCTCGGAGATCGCGCGCCGGATCGACATGTCGAGCGCGACGGTCCACGACCGTGTCGGCCGGATGGAGGACGCCGGCGTCATCGAGGGGTACCACGCCTCGGTGGACCCCAAGGCGGTCGGCTACGGCGTCAGCGCGCTCGTCGGGCTCCGGGTCGAGCAGGGCCGCGAGGAGGACGCGCTCGAGCGCCTGCGGGAGATCGAGGGGGTTCGGGAGATCCACCTGACCACCGGCGAGTGGGACGTGATCCTCCGCGTGGTCGCCGAGGACACGGACCGGCTCCGGGACCTGATGTTCGACCGGGTCGCGAACATGGACGGCTTCTCGCGGTCACAGACCATGATCATCCTCGGAACCGACTACGAGACCGAGGGGCCGCCGATCTGA
- a CDS encoding TrkH family potassium uptake protein produces MSAGTRIRVGWRASVGLTGDVLTYLVVPLSFPLLVALYYGESPLPFLAAIGVTLALGTLFRRLGDPDVNLGPREAFLAVALIWLLVAAVGAVPFVVAGVGTIAHPVNAMFEAMSGLTTTGATVLRDFSVHSRSVLMWRQVIQWLGGLGILILATAVLSEIGVGGAQLMETESQTQDVNKLTPKISETARLIWSLYLGLTALAIAVYFALGLAFDPRMDLYNAVAHAFTSVATAGFSPEPLSVGAFHPVIQWAVVPFMVVGSTSFVLLYFFINGEPMRLLRNEEFHFYLGALAFFSAVVAGSLFLDPATTFGAEATLRHAVFNVASIVTTTGYASTDYVQWAPAAKHMLFACMFVGGMVGSTTCSIKSLRWLVALKAFRRDLYTAIHPDAVRPIRVTGKPVDETVVRDIYGYLLLSIVIFFLLTVVIVVDAERAGLRVTEFEAMGAAATTFLNIGPAFGDAGPYGTFASFSMTTRGVMIVLMWIGRIEIVPVLVLFTRAFWTS; encoded by the coding sequence ATGTCCGCCGGGACCCGGATACGCGTCGGCTGGCGGGCGAGCGTCGGACTGACCGGCGACGTCCTCACGTATCTCGTCGTCCCGCTGTCGTTTCCCCTCCTCGTCGCCCTCTACTACGGCGAGTCGCCGCTGCCGTTTCTGGCCGCGATCGGCGTCACGCTCGCGCTCGGGACCCTGTTCCGACGGCTCGGCGACCCCGACGTGAACCTCGGTCCGCGGGAGGCGTTCCTCGCGGTGGCGCTGATCTGGCTGCTCGTCGCCGCCGTGGGCGCGGTCCCGTTCGTCGTCGCCGGCGTCGGGACGATAGCCCACCCGGTGAACGCGATGTTCGAGGCGATGAGCGGGCTGACGACGACGGGCGCGACCGTGCTCCGCGACTTCTCCGTTCACTCCCGGTCGGTGTTGATGTGGCGGCAGGTGATCCAGTGGCTCGGCGGGCTCGGGATCCTGATCCTCGCCACCGCGGTGCTCTCGGAGATCGGGGTCGGCGGAGCCCAGCTGATGGAGACGGAGTCTCAGACCCAGGACGTGAACAAGCTCACGCCGAAGATCTCCGAGACGGCCCGGCTGATCTGGAGCCTCTACCTCGGGCTCACCGCGCTCGCGATCGCGGTCTACTTCGCGCTCGGGCTCGCGTTCGACCCCCGGATGGACCTGTACAACGCGGTCGCCCACGCGTTCACCTCCGTCGCGACCGCCGGCTTCTCGCCCGAGCCGCTCTCCGTCGGCGCGTTCCACCCCGTCATCCAGTGGGCGGTCGTCCCGTTCATGGTGGTCGGGTCGACGAGCTTCGTCCTGCTGTACTTCTTCATCAACGGCGAGCCGATGCGGCTGCTCCGCAACGAGGAGTTCCACTTCTATCTGGGCGCGCTCGCGTTCTTCTCGGCGGTCGTCGCGGGCTCGCTGTTTCTCGATCCCGCGACGACGTTCGGGGCCGAGGCGACGCTGCGACACGCCGTCTTCAACGTCGCGTCCATCGTGACCACGACGGGGTACGCCAGCACCGACTACGTTCAGTGGGCTCCGGCGGCGAAACACATGCTCTTCGCCTGTATGTTCGTCGGCGGGATGGTTGGATCGACGACGTGTTCGATCAAGTCGCTACGGTGGCTCGTCGCGCTGAAGGCGTTCCGGCGGGACCTCTACACCGCGATCCACCCGGACGCGGTGCGGCCGATCCGCGTCACGGGCAAACCGGTCGACGAGACCGTGGTCCGCGACATCTACGGGTACCTCCTGTTGAGCATCGTGATCTTCTTCCTGCTCACCGTCGTGATCGTCGTCGACGCCGAGCGCGCCGGACTGCGCGTCACCGAGTTCGAGGCGATGGGCGCGGCCGCGACGACCTTCCTCAACATCGGTCCCGCGTTCGGCGATGCCGGGCCCTACGGGACGTTCGCCTCGTTCTCGATGACGACCCGCGGCGTGATGATCGTCCTGATGTGGATCGGTCGGATCGAGATCGTCCCGGTGCTCGTGTTGTTCACGCGGGCGTTCTGGACATCGTGA
- a CDS encoding 4-phosphopantoate--beta-alanine ligase yields MTGTEIPEDHPRHASLLTRHRIEAGVEKGITSKQGLIAQGRGEAFDYLLGERTLPSADDAARAAAATLLAADRPVFSVNGNVAALVPDEIVELADAVDADLEVNLFNRTEERMEAIADHLREHGAGEVKGLTGDGEIPGLDHARGTVDADGIGAADVVVVPLEDGDRAEALAAAGKTEIVIDLNPGSRSPRTAAIPIVDNVLRAVPNVTAHARDLADATPAERRAIVDDFDPDAALEAAERAIREGSFSDGEE; encoded by the coding sequence ATGACCGGGACGGAGATCCCCGAGGATCACCCCAGACACGCGTCGCTTCTCACCAGACACCGGATCGAGGCGGGCGTCGAGAAGGGGATCACCTCGAAGCAGGGGCTCATCGCACAGGGGCGCGGCGAGGCGTTCGACTACCTGTTGGGCGAGCGAACCCTCCCGAGCGCGGACGACGCCGCGCGGGCGGCGGCCGCGACGCTGCTCGCCGCGGACCGTCCCGTCTTCTCCGTGAACGGGAACGTCGCCGCGTTGGTCCCCGACGAGATCGTCGAACTCGCCGACGCGGTCGACGCCGACCTCGAGGTGAACCTCTTCAACCGCACCGAGGAACGGATGGAGGCGATCGCCGACCACCTCCGCGAACACGGTGCCGGGGAGGTGAAGGGGTTGACCGGCGACGGCGAGATCCCGGGGCTCGACCACGCCCGCGGGACCGTCGACGCCGACGGGATCGGCGCGGCGGACGTGGTGGTGGTGCCGCTGGAGGACGGCGACCGCGCGGAGGCGCTCGCCGCGGCGGGCAAGACGGAGATCGTGATCGACCTCAACCCCGGAAGCCGGTCCCCGCGAACCGCCGCGATCCCGATCGTCGACAACGTGCTCCGGGCCGTCCCGAACGTGACCGCCCACGCCCGCGATCTGGCGGACGCCACGCCGGCGGAACGCCGCGCGATCGTCGACGACTTCGACCCCGACGCGGCGCTCGAGGCGGCGGAGCGGGCGATCCGCGAGGGATCCTTTTCCGACGGCGAGGAGTGA
- a CDS encoding TrkH family potassium uptake protein: protein MTRTIDKRATFSYIGSILKYLSAAMLVPLLVGVIYGEDAWVFAASMAFGVAAGFALERLDPDPDLGPREGLAVVALAWLAAAALGAIPYVLAGYGTASSLAHPVNALFESTSGFTTTGATALAEISFDRHSHAVLMWRQLTQWLGGMGIIVLMIAILPELAVNGAQLMRSEAPGPELQKLTPRIAETARALWVIYVGFTAALVVVLYALHLVGLAPNMDLYNAIAHGFSTLPTGGFSPEADSIAAFSPVVQWTFVPFMVVAGVNFALFWYVLRDEAMELLENTEFRVYVGAVALLSAVLSVALFRGGAPPTEIGGVTAGVTENALRQGVFQIASLLNSTGFATADFAQWETHTQFLLLFAMFVGGSAGSTGGGIKVIRWLILFKTLRRELYTTANPDVVRPVRLGGEVVDEEVIRGILVFTLLYFLVFAFSAVFIELDTTRVGEPLTGIEALAASLATIGNIGPGLGPLGPFGTYEMLPDTTKLLMVVLMWLGRLEIVPVLAVFISAVDDR from the coding sequence ATGACGCGAACCATCGACAAGCGGGCGACGTTCAGCTACATCGGGAGCATCCTCAAGTACCTCTCGGCGGCGATGCTCGTCCCGCTCCTCGTCGGCGTGATATACGGGGAGGACGCGTGGGTGTTCGCCGCGTCGATGGCGTTCGGCGTCGCCGCCGGTTTCGCGCTCGAACGGCTCGATCCCGATCCCGATCTGGGCCCCCGCGAGGGGCTCGCGGTGGTCGCGCTCGCGTGGCTCGCGGCGGCGGCCCTCGGCGCGATCCCGTACGTCCTCGCGGGGTACGGCACCGCCTCGTCGCTCGCACATCCGGTGAACGCGCTCTTCGAGTCGACGAGCGGGTTCACGACGACGGGAGCGACCGCGCTCGCGGAGATCAGCTTCGATCGCCACTCGCACGCCGTGTTGATGTGGCGGCAGCTCACCCAGTGGCTCGGCGGGATGGGGATCATCGTGTTGATGATCGCGATCCTGCCCGAACTGGCGGTCAACGGCGCACAACTCATGCGCTCGGAGGCGCCGGGGCCGGAGCTCCAGAAGCTCACGCCGCGGATCGCCGAGACGGCGCGCGCGCTCTGGGTCATCTACGTCGGGTTCACCGCCGCGCTCGTCGTCGTCCTGTACGCGCTCCACCTCGTCGGGCTCGCGCCGAACATGGACCTGTACAACGCGATCGCCCACGGCTTCTCGACGCTCCCGACCGGCGGGTTCTCGCCCGAGGCCGACAGCATCGCGGCGTTCTCGCCGGTCGTCCAGTGGACGTTCGTCCCGTTCATGGTCGTCGCCGGGGTGAACTTCGCGCTGTTCTGGTACGTCCTTCGCGACGAGGCGATGGAACTGCTCGAGAACACGGAGTTCCGCGTCTACGTCGGAGCCGTCGCCCTGTTGAGCGCCGTCCTCTCCGTCGCGCTGTTCCGCGGCGGGGCTCCACCGACGGAGATCGGCGGCGTCACCGCGGGCGTCACGGAGAACGCGCTCCGACAGGGGGTCTTCCAGATCGCGTCGCTTCTGAATTCCACGGGGTTCGCGACCGCGGACTTCGCCCAGTGGGAGACGCACACGCAGTTCCTCCTGCTGTTCGCTATGTTCGTCGGCGGCTCCGCGGGATCGACCGGCGGCGGGATCAAGGTGATCCGGTGGCTCATCCTGTTCAAGACGCTCCGGCGCGAGCTGTACACCACTGCGAACCCCGACGTGGTCCGGCCCGTCCGGCTCGGCGGCGAGGTGGTCGACGAGGAGGTCATCCGCGGAATTCTGGTGTTCACGCTGCTGTACTTCCTGGTGTTCGCGTTCTCCGCCGTCTTCATCGAACTGGACACGACCCGAGTGGGAGAGCCGCTCACCGGCATCGAGGCGCTCGCCGCGTCGCTCGCGACCATCGGCAACATCGGGCCGGGGCTCGGACCGCTCGGCCCGTTCGGGACCTACGAGATGCTTCCGGACACGACGAAGCTGCTCATGGTCGTCCTCATGTGGCTCGGCCGGTTGGAGATCGTTCCGGTGCTCGCGGTGTTCATCTCGGCGGTCGACGATCGGTGA
- the trkA gene encoding Trk system potassium transporter TrkA: MHVVIVGAGEVGTSIAASLAPDHEVVVVDVDPDRAEQLKYELDVLTIAGDGTASGIQTAANVGDADMVIACTDDDRTNLVTCGTAKTLGDGFTIARVKSTEYLRTWEGNEGAFGVDFMVCTDLLTAQNIVRVIGLPAAVDVDPFASGLVQMAEFEIGAESPVAGQTVSEADRFESLTFVGIFRDGEMIIPRGDTGIEAGDRAVVIGSPESVQSFANDVAPAATPDGADEIVIVGGSEIGYQTARLLEEREFSPRLIERDADRARTLAEELPNTVVMEHDATDTEFLSREHVDEADIVVAALGSDEQNLLVSVLAKRLGVDRVIAVVDSPDYVTVFEEIGIDIAINPRTVTAEEITRFTYESIAENIAVLENDQAEVLELELTEGCRFAGRSIAELVDEIDVRFVIGAITRNHALVTPRGDTVLRPGDHVILLVDADAVSEIASMA, from the coding sequence ATGCACGTGGTCATCGTCGGTGCCGGCGAGGTCGGTACGAGCATCGCCGCGAGCCTCGCCCCCGACCACGAGGTCGTCGTCGTCGACGTCGACCCCGACCGCGCCGAACAGCTCAAGTACGAACTCGACGTGCTCACGATCGCCGGCGACGGGACGGCCTCCGGGATCCAGACGGCGGCGAACGTCGGGGACGCGGACATGGTGATCGCCTGTACCGACGACGACCGGACCAACCTCGTGACCTGCGGGACGGCGAAGACGCTCGGGGACGGGTTCACCATCGCGCGGGTGAAAAGCACCGAGTACCTCCGGACGTGGGAGGGCAACGAGGGAGCCTTCGGCGTCGACTTCATGGTGTGTACCGATCTCCTGACCGCCCAGAACATCGTCCGCGTCATCGGGCTCCCCGCGGCGGTCGACGTCGACCCATTCGCGAGCGGGCTCGTCCAGATGGCGGAGTTCGAGATCGGAGCCGAGAGCCCGGTCGCCGGCCAGACGGTCTCGGAGGCCGACCGGTTCGAGTCGCTGACGTTCGTGGGGATCTTCCGCGACGGCGAGATGATCATCCCGCGCGGCGACACCGGCATCGAGGCGGGCGACCGCGCCGTGGTGATCGGCAGCCCCGAGAGCGTCCAGTCGTTCGCGAACGACGTCGCGCCCGCGGCCACCCCGGACGGGGCCGACGAGATCGTGATCGTCGGCGGCAGCGAGATCGGCTACCAGACCGCCCGGCTGCTGGAGGAACGGGAGTTCTCCCCGCGGCTGATAGAGCGGGACGCAGACCGCGCCCGGACGCTCGCCGAGGAGCTGCCGAACACGGTCGTGATGGAACACGACGCGACCGACACGGAGTTCCTCTCGAGGGAACACGTGGACGAGGCCGACATCGTCGTCGCCGCGCTCGGCTCCGACGAGCAGAACCTGCTCGTCTCCGTGCTCGCGAAGCGGCTGGGCGTCGACCGCGTGATCGCGGTCGTCGACAGCCCCGACTACGTCACCGTCTTCGAGGAGATCGGCATCGACATCGCGATCAACCCCCGAACCGTCACCGCCGAGGAGATCACCCGGTTCACCTACGAGAGCATCGCCGAGAACATCGCGGTGTTGGAGAACGACCAGGCCGAGGTGCTTGAGCTCGAGCTCACCGAGGGGTGCCGGTTCGCCGGCCGGTCCATCGCGGAGCTGGTCGACGAGATCGACGTGCGGTTCGTCATCGGCGCGATCACCCGGAACCACGCGCTCGTCACCCCGCGCGGCGACACCGTGCTCCGACCGGGCGACCACGTCATCCTGCTCGTGGACGCCGACGCCGTGAGCGAGATCGCGTCGATGGCCTGA
- a CDS encoding potassium channel family protein, translating to MNGWQRRVVGYFLLLCLALVGTALAYRWGMATYEGRPQTFLDSLQFTVEMFTTTGFGGDAPWHSPQMQAFIVVTDLLGMALLVGALPVVATPLLEAAFTETAPTALENGVEGHVILCSYTTRAEVLIEELEAHDVPYVVVESDRERADELYGDGHRVIRADPESAEGLTAARLAESRALVADLSDQVDASIVLAAKELAEDVPVVSVVDDPDLERYHRLAGADHVLSPRPLLGRGLAAKVTTALRTEIDETITIGDDLRLAEVSVRHGSDLAGETLGESGIRERAGVNVVGAWFQGEFDASPSPDATLERGTVLLVSGRSDQLERLVGMTHSSVRRFSPGRTVIAGYGQVGRTVAAELDEAGIPYTVVDRTDAEGVDVVGDATESETLSEAGITEVDTVVIALPDDTTTEFATLVVRDAAPDAEIVARVDEHANVSKTYRAGADYVLSLATVTGRMSAARLLEGRDVLAVEGQVEVVRLEAPRLVGRTLGEADIRGRTGCTVLAIERDDDVITEMGPDTGIERDDELVVVGTDDGIRTFERAFT from the coding sequence ATGAACGGATGGCAGCGGCGGGTCGTCGGCTACTTCCTGCTCCTCTGTCTGGCGCTCGTCGGGACGGCGCTCGCCTACCGCTGGGGGATGGCGACCTACGAGGGACGCCCGCAGACGTTCCTCGACTCGCTTCAGTTCACCGTCGAGATGTTCACCACGACCGGGTTCGGCGGGGACGCCCCCTGGCACAGCCCGCAGATGCAGGCGTTCATCGTCGTGACCGACCTGCTCGGGATGGCGCTCCTCGTCGGCGCGCTGCCGGTCGTCGCGACGCCGCTCCTGGAGGCGGCGTTCACCGAGACCGCCCCGACGGCGCTCGAGAACGGCGTCGAGGGACACGTGATCCTCTGTTCGTACACGACGCGCGCGGAGGTGCTCATCGAGGAGCTGGAGGCGCACGACGTTCCGTACGTCGTCGTCGAGTCGGACCGCGAGCGGGCGGACGAGCTGTACGGGGACGGCCACCGCGTCATCCGGGCGGATCCGGAATCCGCCGAGGGGCTGACCGCGGCACGGCTGGCCGAGTCGCGGGCGCTGGTGGCGGACCTCTCCGACCAGGTGGACGCGAGCATCGTTCTCGCCGCGAAGGAGCTCGCCGAGGACGTCCCCGTCGTCAGCGTCGTCGACGACCCCGACCTCGAGCGGTACCACCGGCTCGCCGGTGCCGACCACGTCCTCTCGCCGCGGCCGCTGCTCGGCCGCGGCCTCGCCGCGAAGGTGACGACGGCCCTCCGGACGGAGATCGACGAGACGATCACCATCGGCGACGACCTCCGGCTCGCGGAGGTCTCGGTCCGGCACGGGAGCGACCTCGCGGGTGAGACGCTGGGGGAGAGCGGGATCCGCGAGCGAGCCGGCGTCAACGTGGTCGGCGCGTGGTTCCAGGGGGAGTTCGACGCCTCGCCGTCGCCCGACGCGACGCTGGAGCGTGGGACCGTACTCTTGGTCTCCGGTCGGTCGGACCAGCTGGAGCGGCTGGTCGGGATGACTCACTCGTCGGTGCGACGCTTCTCACCCGGACGAACCGTGATCGCCGGCTACGGCCAGGTGGGCCGGACGGTGGCCGCGGAGCTCGACGAGGCCGGGATCCCGTACACGGTCGTCGACCGGACGGACGCCGAGGGCGTCGATGTCGTCGGCGACGCGACCGAGTCGGAGACGCTCTCGGAGGCCGGGATAACGGAGGTCGACACCGTCGTGATCGCGCTCCCCGACGACACCACGACCGAGTTCGCCACGCTCGTGGTCCGGGACGCCGCGCCCGACGCGGAGATCGTCGCCCGCGTCGACGAACACGCCAACGTCTCGAAGACGTACCGGGCAGGTGCCGACTACGTCCTCTCGCTCGCCACGGTGACCGGGCGGATGTCGGCCGCACGCCTGCTGGAGGGTCGCGACGTGCTCGCCGTCGAGGGACAGGTGGAGGTCGTCAGACTCGAGGCACCCCGGCTCGTCGGCCGAACGCTCGGGGAGGCCGACATCCGGGGAAGAACTGGGTGTACGGTGCTGGCGATAGAGCGCGACGACGACGTGATCACGGAGATGGGGCCCGACACCGGCATCGAGCGCGACGACGAGCTCGTCGTCGTCGGAACGGACGACGGGATCCGGACCTTCGAGCGGGCGTTCACGTGA
- a CDS encoding mechanosensitive ion channel family protein, protein MAGTIPVVSGAVEPYLGPATDAALAAATFLAVVAAAYVVNKVVVGPLLSRVFDRQGLDDHARRPLRKIVTFVVLFVGVTVGFGAAGYGDFLRSVATIAAAATLAIGLAMQDVLKNFVAGVFIYTDKPFRIGDWIEWDGNSGIVEDISFRVTRVRTFDNELLTVPNHVLTGGVIKNPVAKGRLRLKFVFGIDYDDDIDSAIDIIVEEAEAHEGILDDPAPSVRLNELADSYVGLQSRIWIDDPSRADFVRTRAEYVKAVKERFDEEDITIPFPQRTVSGRDAWSEPASFGGEP, encoded by the coding sequence ATGGCGGGGACGATACCGGTCGTCTCCGGGGCCGTGGAGCCGTACCTCGGTCCGGCGACCGACGCGGCGCTCGCCGCCGCGACCTTCCTCGCGGTCGTCGCCGCGGCCTACGTCGTGAACAAGGTCGTCGTCGGGCCGCTCCTCTCTCGCGTGTTCGACCGGCAGGGGCTCGACGACCACGCCCGCCGGCCGCTCAGGAAGATCGTCACCTTCGTCGTGCTCTTCGTCGGCGTCACGGTCGGGTTCGGCGCGGCCGGCTACGGCGACTTCCTCCGGTCGGTGGCGACGATCGCCGCCGCGGCCACGCTCGCGATCGGTCTCGCTATGCAGGACGTGCTCAAGAACTTCGTCGCCGGCGTCTTCATCTACACCGACAAGCCGTTCCGCATCGGCGACTGGATCGAGTGGGACGGGAACTCGGGGATCGTCGAGGACATCTCCTTCCGCGTCACCCGCGTCCGCACGTTCGACAACGAGCTGCTCACGGTGCCGAACCACGTGCTCACCGGCGGCGTGATCAAGAACCCCGTCGCGAAGGGACGGCTCCGCCTGAAGTTCGTCTTCGGGATCGACTACGACGACGACATCGACTCGGCGATCGACATCATCGTCGAGGAGGCCGAGGCACACGAGGGGATCCTCGACGACCCCGCGCCGTCGGTGCGGCTGAACGAGCTCGCCGACTCGTACGTCGGACTCCAGTCGCGGATCTGGATCGACGACCCCTCGCGCGCGGACTTCGTGCGGACCCGCGCCGAGTACGTGAAGGCGGTCAAAGAGCGGTTCGACGAGGAGGACATCACGATCCCGTTCCCGCAGCGGACCGTCTCGGGCCGCGACGCGTGGTCCGAACCGGCGTCGTTCGGCGGCGAACCGTAG
- a CDS encoding YhbY family RNA-binding protein yields MTDQELRKEAHDLDVTVWVGKGGIEAVVDELSDQLDDRKLVKAKFLRAARGGTSTDELAEELAEATGADLVETRGNTAVFH; encoded by the coding sequence ATGACCGATCAGGAGCTCCGAAAGGAGGCACACGACCTCGACGTCACCGTCTGGGTCGGCAAGGGGGGAATCGAGGCGGTCGTCGACGAGCTGTCCGACCAGCTCGACGACCGGAAACTGGTGAAAGCGAAGTTCCTGCGGGCCGCCCGCGGGGGCACGTCGACGGACGAGCTCGCCGAGGAGCTCGCCGAGGCGACCGGGGCCGACCTGGTCGAGACGCGCGGGAACACGGCGGTCTTCCACTGA
- a CDS encoding metal ABC transporter substrate-binding protein — protein MNSERTGPTGPSRRRFLAVGAGGLVGGLAGCLGGSANPGGGSGGNNGDADGGNGDAGGDGPVVVASFFTFYDYARRLAAGTDITVENLVPTGLHGHGWEPDPSIQRRITDADAFVYVGPDFQPWADRAIDTLADETTETAVVNAREGVDLIDLGEGLGEEEAVEDAKDPHFWLDPDRAALAVENVADGLIDVTPDAEETIRENAAGLEDDLADLDSTWAETFEAAERDVVFLAAHNAFGYLADRYGTTIEPLVVNLAADGDVRPADMRRAQETIAANDIRHIGAAVFEPIRPARQLLEQTDVEAYFPVTPYAGTAESWAERGWGYFDIAREVNLPTFRILLGVDDPADADFVDYGRNFEP, from the coding sequence ATGAACTCCGAACGAACCGGACCGACGGGACCCTCGCGGCGGCGGTTCCTCGCGGTCGGTGCCGGCGGACTCGTCGGCGGGCTCGCGGGCTGTCTCGGCGGATCGGCGAATCCCGGCGGCGGTAGCGGCGGGAACAACGGGGACGCCGACGGGGGCAACGGCGACGCCGGCGGGGACGGCCCCGTCGTGGTCGCCTCGTTTTTCACGTTCTACGACTACGCGCGCCGGCTCGCGGCGGGCACGGACATAACGGTCGAGAACCTGGTCCCGACCGGGCTCCACGGCCACGGCTGGGAGCCGGACCCGTCGATCCAGCGGCGGATCACCGACGCGGACGCGTTCGTCTACGTGGGGCCCGACTTCCAGCCGTGGGCGGACCGCGCGATCGACACGCTCGCCGACGAGACCACGGAGACGGCGGTCGTGAACGCCCGCGAGGGGGTCGACCTGATCGACCTCGGCGAGGGCCTCGGCGAGGAGGAGGCCGTCGAGGACGCGAAGGACCCGCACTTCTGGCTCGACCCCGATCGAGCGGCGCTGGCGGTCGAGAACGTCGCCGACGGTCTGATCGACGTCACCCCGGACGCCGAGGAGACGATCCGCGAGAACGCGGCGGGGCTCGAGGACGACCTCGCGGACCTCGACTCGACGTGGGCGGAGACGTTCGAGGCGGCCGAGCGCGACGTGGTCTTCCTCGCCGCCCACAACGCGTTCGGCTACCTCGCGGACCGGTACGGGACGACCATCGAGCCGCTGGTGGTGAACCTCGCCGCCGACGGTGACGTGCGCCCCGCGGACATGCGGCGTGCCCAGGAGACGATCGCCGCGAACGACATCCGGCACATCGGCGCGGCCGTCTTCGAGCCGATCCGCCCGGCGAGACAGCTGCTCGAACAGACCGACGTGGAGGCGTACTTCCCGGTCACGCCGTACGCCGGGACCGCGGAGTCGTGGGCCGAGCGCGGCTGGGGGTACTTCGACATCGCGCGGGAGGTCAACCTCCCGACGTTCCGGATCCTCCTCGGCGTCGACGACCCCGCGGACGCCGACTTCGTCGACTACGGCCGCAACTTCGAGCCCTGA
- a CDS encoding universal stress protein, translated as MIGTDSAGRNLLGHVLVPVANEEDALATARALEPYNPDRVTALHVVEKGEGVPDKTPVEQSEELAAESYAAVRSVFPDADEHTAYDREVVDAILAAADEVGATAIAYRTRGGNRLVQFLSGDLTVKLVTNADVPVIALPHGPSEE; from the coding sequence ATGATCGGAACCGACTCCGCCGGACGGAACCTGCTCGGCCACGTGCTCGTCCCCGTCGCCAACGAGGAGGACGCGCTCGCGACGGCGCGGGCGCTCGAGCCGTACAACCCGGATCGAGTGACCGCGCTCCACGTCGTCGAGAAGGGCGAGGGCGTCCCGGACAAGACGCCAGTCGAGCAGTCCGAGGAGCTCGCCGCGGAGTCGTACGCCGCGGTTCGGTCGGTGTTTCCCGACGCCGACGAGCACACCGCGTACGACCGGGAGGTCGTCGACGCCATACTCGCCGCCGCCGACGAGGTGGGTGCGACCGCCATCGCCTACCGAACTCGGGGCGGGAACCGGCTCGTACAGTTCCTCTCCGGGGACCTCACGGTGAAGCTCGTGACGAACGCGGACGTCCCCGTGATCGCCCTCCCTCACGGGCCGTCGGAGGAATGA